A DNA window from Allokutzneria albata contains the following coding sequences:
- a CDS encoding HNH endonuclease signature motif containing protein, whose translation MAPADIEDELVAAYAAIGKAVADFASTLMKLYDDLDPQVQQYAGDVLMPLLRVSQVKGNKLIDRAMSLVEHPAVLEALSEGRIDEGKALMIIDQVSVLDAANQAIAEPVLIAHAASHNYTASQRYARRYVLKLDAEAALRRHEEKRKQRLVEKFNLDDGMCSLRVVLPALDAALAFDRIDRIARALPKDDRTLDQKRSDVAADLLMGRETPAPQGEVCVNLTMPITNILGLTTDPVMLTGYGPLPAPIVADVAANGIWKRILTDPVTGMAEHITTYRPTPAQRELINARYPTCTMVGCNQPAHRCDLDHCCPFDGTNTTVQNLRPKCRHHHRMKTHSNWSCENRPDGTHVWTTPSGKVIETELEPIAEPAPF comes from the coding sequence ATGGCCCCTGCCGATATCGAAGACGAACTCGTCGCCGCCTACGCCGCCATCGGTAAGGCTGTCGCGGACTTCGCCTCAACCCTGATGAAGCTCTATGACGACCTCGACCCGCAAGTGCAGCAGTACGCCGGGGATGTCCTGATGCCGCTGCTGCGTGTCTCCCAGGTCAAGGGCAACAAGCTCATCGACCGCGCCATGTCGCTGGTAGAGCACCCGGCGGTGTTGGAAGCGTTGTCGGAGGGGCGGATCGACGAGGGCAAGGCGTTGATGATCATCGATCAGGTCAGTGTCCTCGACGCCGCCAACCAGGCCATCGCCGAACCCGTGTTGATCGCGCATGCGGCATCGCACAACTACACCGCGAGCCAACGCTATGCCCGGCGCTATGTCCTCAAGCTGGATGCCGAGGCGGCGTTGCGGCGTCATGAGGAGAAGCGCAAGCAGCGGTTGGTGGAGAAGTTCAACCTCGACGACGGCATGTGCTCCCTGCGCGTCGTTTTGCCTGCCCTCGACGCGGCCTTGGCCTTCGATCGGATCGACCGCATCGCGCGGGCACTGCCGAAGGATGACCGAACGCTGGACCAGAAACGATCCGACGTGGCCGCGGATCTGTTGATGGGCAGGGAAACACCCGCCCCGCAGGGTGAGGTGTGCGTCAACCTGACCATGCCGATCACGAACATCCTGGGCTTGACTACGGACCCGGTGATGCTCACCGGGTACGGGCCGCTGCCCGCCCCGATCGTGGCCGATGTCGCGGCGAACGGGATCTGGAAGCGCATCCTGACCGACCCGGTGACCGGGATGGCGGAGCACATCACCACCTACCGGCCCACCCCGGCGCAACGGGAACTCATCAACGCGCGGTATCCGACGTGCACGATGGTCGGCTGCAACCAACCGGCGCACCGCTGCGACCTGGATCATTGTTGCCCGTTCGACGGGACCAACACCACGGTGCAGAATCTGCGGCCCAAGTGCCGCCACCACCACCGGATGAAGACCCACTCCAACTGGTCCTGCGAGAACCGCCCCGATGGGACGCATGTGTGGACGACGCCGAGTGGCAAGGTGATCGAGACCGAACTCGAACCCATCGCCGAACCCGCACCCTTCTAG
- a CDS encoding response regulator, with amino-acid sequence MIRVLLADDEPLYRATVRQLLDADPGMEVVAEASTGREACELAVRLPVDVAVVDVRMPDMDGIAATTRITALPKAPKVLILTTFDLDEAVYATLRAGASGFLLKDVPPPRLLDAVRTVATGEALLAPSVTHRLIEEFIRAPAPRRLDGVTPREREVLALITRGLSNTEIEQRLHLSRHTVKTHIGHLMAKLAARDRAQLVIAGYEAGLNGSGDRGG; translated from the coding sequence ATGATCCGCGTGCTGCTCGCCGACGACGAGCCGTTGTACCGCGCCACCGTGCGGCAGCTCCTGGATGCGGACCCCGGCATGGAGGTGGTGGCCGAGGCGAGCACCGGGCGCGAAGCCTGCGAGCTGGCCGTCAGGCTCCCGGTCGACGTCGCCGTGGTGGACGTCCGCATGCCCGACATGGACGGAATCGCCGCCACCACGAGGATCACCGCGCTCCCCAAGGCGCCGAAGGTCCTCATCCTCACCACGTTCGACCTCGACGAGGCCGTCTACGCGACGCTGCGCGCGGGTGCGAGCGGCTTCCTGCTCAAGGACGTCCCGCCGCCCCGGTTGCTCGACGCCGTCCGGACGGTCGCCACGGGCGAGGCACTGCTGGCGCCGAGCGTCACCCACCGGCTCATCGAGGAGTTCATCCGCGCTCCCGCACCGCGGCGGCTGGACGGGGTCACCCCTCGGGAACGCGAGGTGCTCGCGCTGATCACCCGGGGGCTGTCCAACACCGAGATCGAGCAACGGCTGCACCTGAGCCGCCACACGGTCAAGACGCACATCGGGCACCTCATGGCGAAGCTCGCCGCCCGTGATCGCGCACAACTGGTGATCGCGGGCTACGAAGCCGGGCTCAACGGATCAGGCGACCGCGGAGGATGA
- a CDS encoding amidohydrolase family protein encodes MAFTIRGVVLPEREERVLRIDGDQVRNATEGDDGELVADGVWLLPGLVDVHTHPGTEKPGDEFDEERFRRHMVEHRDAGVLLVRSPGSADRDSGRVRDDVDLPRLRSGGQWLATPGRFYPGFGRDIAEADLVPAAVEEARASSGWCKIIGDWTDGEPAVPLEVLTAAVEAVHAIGGRVAVHCQTAEGCRNAVLAGADSLEHGMYLDHDLLPRMAAQGTALVPTFTTFAKIVDKLDNAPPDFRDWLLGGWEGMPATVRAAHEAGVVVLAGTDSTPCGTVAGEIEWLIRSGVPPEVAVGAGSWTARSWLGLPGIVDGAPADLVAYEADPVEDPAVLSRPSRIILRGRLIR; translated from the coding sequence GTGGCGTTCACGATCAGGGGTGTGGTCTTGCCGGAGCGCGAGGAGCGGGTGCTTCGGATCGACGGCGATCAGGTGCGCAACGCGACTGAGGGTGACGACGGCGAGTTGGTGGCGGACGGCGTGTGGCTGCTGCCGGGGCTCGTCGACGTGCACACGCACCCGGGCACGGAGAAGCCGGGGGACGAGTTCGACGAGGAGCGGTTCCGGCGCCACATGGTCGAGCACCGCGACGCGGGCGTGCTGCTGGTGCGGTCGCCGGGCTCGGCCGACCGGGACTCGGGCCGGGTTCGCGATGACGTGGATCTGCCGCGGTTGCGTTCTGGCGGGCAGTGGCTGGCGACGCCGGGCCGGTTCTACCCCGGTTTCGGTCGCGACATCGCCGAGGCGGACCTGGTGCCCGCGGCGGTGGAGGAGGCACGGGCGTCCTCTGGCTGGTGCAAGATCATCGGTGACTGGACGGACGGTGAGCCCGCCGTGCCGCTGGAGGTGTTGACCGCCGCGGTGGAGGCCGTGCACGCGATCGGCGGCCGCGTCGCGGTGCACTGCCAGACCGCGGAGGGATGCCGGAACGCCGTGCTGGCCGGGGCGGACAGCCTCGAACACGGCATGTACCTCGACCACGACCTGCTCCCGCGGATGGCCGCGCAGGGAACCGCGCTCGTGCCGACGTTCACCACGTTCGCCAAGATCGTCGACAAGCTGGACAACGCTCCGCCGGACTTCCGGGACTGGCTTCTCGGGGGCTGGGAGGGCATGCCCGCGACGGTCCGCGCCGCGCACGAAGCCGGGGTCGTGGTGCTGGCGGGGACGGACAGCACGCCGTGCGGCACGGTCGCGGGCGAGATCGAGTGGCTGATCCGCTCGGGGGTGCCCCCGGAGGTCGCGGTGGGCGCGGGTTCCTGGACCGCTCGGTCGTGGCTCGGCCTGCCCGGCATCGTCGACGGCGCGCCCGCCGATCTCGTCGCGTACGAGGCCGATCCGGTCGAGGACCCGGCGGTCCTGTCCCGTCCGAGCCGGATCATCCTCCGCGGTCGCCTGATCCGTTGA
- a CDS encoding ROK family protein has translation MSGSPSLLRVINSVAVLSELRASSPATLADLAAATGLSRPTVEAAIEDLIEQGWAAELAAEPGRRVGRPARRYHFRADSGYVLGFDVGRHRVIGVLADLNGQQVHSHETQVDPQLDADKRIAVVRSVATKCLARGKVDRSLLMAAGVSVPGIVAPDGTVTLSTVLPGWNGIQLARRLEKSLSCKVFVDNDANAAALAERWHGVAGDVSDLIYLLVGRRMGAGLILGGRVHRGFGGAAGEIGLLDPRKWELRREKLLGPATQESIADRDHQLTEQIIGDARAGAREAVRIIDDFCEVLAQHAVAMTLTIDPELIVVGGGLGGAADLLLPRIKRHMDSACLRTPELAASAVGQEAVVLGAVRLALNAADEALRQRAGTTAR, from the coding sequence ATGAGCGGGAGCCCCTCGCTGCTGCGAGTGATCAACTCGGTCGCGGTGCTGTCGGAGCTGCGCGCGAGCAGCCCGGCGACCCTGGCCGACCTCGCCGCGGCCACCGGCCTGTCCCGGCCCACCGTCGAGGCCGCCATCGAGGACCTGATCGAGCAGGGCTGGGCCGCCGAGCTGGCCGCCGAGCCCGGCAGGCGGGTCGGGCGGCCCGCGCGCCGGTACCACTTCCGCGCCGACAGCGGCTACGTGCTGGGCTTCGACGTCGGCAGGCACCGGGTGATCGGCGTGCTGGCCGACCTCAACGGCCAGCAGGTGCACAGCCACGAGACCCAGGTGGACCCGCAGCTGGACGCCGACAAGCGGATCGCCGTCGTGCGCTCCGTCGCCACGAAGTGCCTCGCCCGCGGCAAGGTCGACCGCTCGCTGCTGATGGCCGCCGGGGTCAGCGTGCCCGGCATCGTCGCGCCGGACGGCACCGTGACGCTGTCCACCGTCCTGCCCGGCTGGAACGGCATCCAGCTCGCCCGCAGGCTGGAGAAGTCGTTGTCCTGCAAGGTGTTCGTGGACAACGACGCGAACGCCGCCGCGCTGGCCGAGCGCTGGCACGGCGTCGCCGGGGACGTCTCCGACCTGATCTACCTGCTGGTCGGGCGCCGGATGGGCGCCGGGCTGATCCTCGGCGGCCGGGTGCACCGCGGTTTCGGCGGAGCGGCGGGGGAGATCGGCCTGCTGGACCCGAGGAAGTGGGAGCTGCGCCGGGAGAAGCTGCTCGGTCCGGCCACCCAGGAGTCCATCGCCGACCGCGACCACCAGCTCACCGAGCAGATCATCGGCGACGCGCGCGCCGGGGCGCGGGAGGCCGTGCGGATCATCGACGACTTCTGCGAGGTGCTGGCGCAGCACGCGGTCGCGATGACGCTGACCATCGACCCGGAGCTGATCGTCGTCGGTGGCGGCCTCGGCGGCGCGGCCGATCTGCTGCTGCCCCGGATCAAGCGGCACATGGACAGCGCCTGCCTGCGCACGCCCGAGCTCGCCGCGTCGGCCGTCGGCCAGGAAGCCGTGGTCCTCGGCGCGGTCCGGCTCGCGCTCAACGCCGCCGACGAGGCCCTTCGGCAGCGGGCCGGAACCACCGCGCGCTGA
- a CDS encoding wax ester/triacylglycerol synthase domain-containing protein, with translation MSFHAAGMDRVFWEVSASSVMTRPYIGLFVRFAGRSPGVDRFRRHVTERLAGVPALAVELDVQSWRWKPVGSVDLVEHVRSRTAPGGLDAAVQDLLRESLPESGPLWRMWLVADYAADEFAVLLRVHHALMDAGAMLRAMEVLFTERTPTAAESSATYHGFAGARPPGARERVEAAMMAASVARASKAWVRPAQRSSERSFQWAAVPRDRVRELARRHGASTNDVFLAGLALALSQWSAAHGGSVHDSDSVPFVVPAGVRATEEADEPGNRTAFTGVAVPGRGDTAAHRLPGTTLATKLLKSAPHRLALRHNLDWIPGGILRLGQSIASQPERVTPVASHVVLRHELSFDGVPATYVQPVMFCLDRFPLAVLCLTYRGTMTACFTTDPALPGLEHVHQRWQQALGV, from the coding sequence ATGTCGTTTCACGCCGCCGGGATGGACCGGGTTTTCTGGGAGGTCTCGGCGTCATCCGTGATGACCCGCCCGTACATCGGGTTGTTCGTCCGCTTCGCGGGCCGGTCGCCGGGGGTGGATCGGTTCCGTCGGCACGTCACTGAGCGCTTGGCAGGTGTCCCGGCGCTCGCGGTCGAGCTGGATGTGCAGAGCTGGCGCTGGAAACCGGTCGGATCGGTGGATCTCGTCGAGCACGTGAGGTCGCGGACGGCGCCGGGTGGACTCGACGCGGCGGTGCAGGACTTGCTGCGCGAGTCGTTGCCGGAGTCGGGGCCGCTGTGGCGGATGTGGTTGGTGGCCGACTACGCCGCTGACGAGTTCGCTGTGCTGCTACGGGTGCACCACGCACTGATGGATGCGGGCGCGATGCTGCGCGCGATGGAGGTGTTGTTCACCGAGCGGACACCGACTGCGGCGGAGTCCTCGGCGACCTATCACGGGTTTGCGGGCGCGCGGCCTCCCGGCGCGCGAGAGCGCGTCGAGGCGGCGATGATGGCTGCATCGGTCGCCCGGGCGAGCAAGGCGTGGGTACGCCCGGCACAACGCTCCTCTGAGCGGTCCTTCCAGTGGGCGGCGGTGCCTCGTGACCGCGTGCGGGAGTTGGCCCGTCGACACGGGGCGTCCACGAACGACGTTTTCCTGGCCGGACTCGCGCTGGCGCTTTCCCAATGGTCAGCCGCACACGGCGGAAGCGTGCACGACAGTGATTCTGTGCCGTTCGTGGTTCCGGCCGGTGTTCGAGCCACAGAGGAAGCGGATGAGCCCGGCAACCGGACCGCGTTCACCGGCGTCGCGGTGCCGGGCCGCGGGGATACCGCCGCGCACCGGTTACCCGGCACCACCCTCGCCACCAAGCTGCTGAAGTCGGCCCCGCACCGGCTGGCGCTGCGCCACAACCTCGACTGGATTCCCGGAGGAATCCTGCGTCTCGGACAGTCGATCGCCTCGCAACCGGAGCGGGTGACGCCGGTGGCATCCCATGTCGTGTTGCGCCATGAGCTGAGTTTCGACGGCGTCCCGGCCACGTACGTGCAGCCGGTGATGTTCTGCCTGGACCGGTTCCCGCTGGCGGTGCTGTGCCTGACCTACCGCGGGACGATGACGGCCTGCTTCACCACCGACCCCGCCCTGCCGGGTCTGGAGCACGTGCACCAGCGATGGCAGCAGGCCCTTGGGGTGTAA
- a CDS encoding sensor histidine kinase → MRKLVAADAVAALLVALLTVFRAPQADPFAWSLAVMLGAPLAVRRRAPVPVLVVVSLAAATGIVVGSATEAALLAVVLALYPVAAAGTSALWFAGAATCVLGAGIAVTTIPGLPLVPPSEGTESFSTTPVATLLYSAFALAGSWALGAVVRGRRLQAAELAALRTEQAVTEERLRIARDIHDVVGHNLSLIAMKAAVAAHITASHPDEKEEALRTIEQVSRAALSDVRTVLGAMRDSSATAGLDQLIEEARSAGVTVTAEHADLSAVPAAVRTSAYRIVQEALTNVRRHCRPPRCRLSAVVEPDSLVITVVNEGTTAPAGPPGHGLLGMRERVALHGGTLHAGAAPGGTFTVQATLPFDGEAKP, encoded by the coding sequence ATGCGGAAACTCGTGGCGGCCGATGCGGTCGCGGCCCTCCTGGTCGCGCTGCTGACTGTTTTCCGTGCGCCCCAAGCAGATCCGTTCGCCTGGAGCCTGGCCGTCATGCTCGGCGCACCGCTCGCCGTGCGCCGACGCGCGCCCGTTCCCGTCCTCGTGGTCGTGTCGCTGGCCGCCGCGACCGGCATCGTCGTCGGCTCCGCGACCGAGGCCGCGCTGCTGGCCGTCGTGCTGGCGCTCTACCCGGTCGCAGCGGCCGGGACGAGCGCGCTGTGGTTCGCCGGAGCCGCGACGTGCGTGCTGGGCGCGGGCATCGCGGTGACGACCATCCCGGGTCTGCCGCTCGTCCCGCCGTCTGAAGGCACCGAGTCGTTCAGCACGACCCCGGTCGCCACGCTGCTGTACAGCGCCTTCGCCCTGGCGGGTTCGTGGGCGCTGGGCGCGGTCGTCCGCGGACGCAGGCTCCAGGCGGCCGAGCTCGCCGCCCTGCGCACAGAGCAGGCGGTGACCGAGGAGCGGCTGCGGATCGCCCGCGACATCCACGACGTGGTCGGGCACAACCTCAGCCTGATCGCGATGAAGGCCGCCGTCGCCGCGCACATCACGGCGAGCCATCCCGACGAGAAGGAGGAGGCACTGCGCACCATCGAACAGGTCAGCCGCGCCGCGCTCAGCGACGTCCGAACCGTGCTGGGCGCGATGCGGGACAGCTCCGCCACCGCCGGGCTGGACCAGCTCATCGAGGAAGCGCGGTCCGCCGGTGTCACCGTCACCGCCGAGCACGCCGACCTGTCCGCGGTGCCCGCCGCGGTGCGGACGTCGGCCTACCGCATCGTTCAGGAGGCGCTCACGAACGTGCGGCGACACTGCCGTCCGCCGCGCTGCCGCCTGAGCGCGGTCGTCGAGCCGGACAGTCTGGTCATCACGGTCGTCAACGAGGGAACGACGGCACCCGCGGGTCCACCCGGGCACGGGCTGCTCGGCATGCGCGAACGCGTCGCCCTCCACGGCGGCACCCTGCACGCGGGCGCCGCGCCCGGTGGCACGTTCACGGTCCAGGCCACGCTGCCCTTCGACGGTGAGGCGAAGCCATGA
- a CDS encoding glycosyltransferase, translated as MRIIYAAPEITVPVGGVRVLARHVELLARSGYEAALWFQTPGYRFPFFDYDGPAVAGAEVDLAADDLLVLPEVGIMPGIDPAPGARKVIFNQNHFHMFTTWESDSDYPGWDPAPSVWAVSLESAEVLSRIVPGLPVALVPNSVDTELFRPGDRREWTVALMPRKRRQEMSLLKRLLRNDPRVSVRKLAGVPEREVAQVLGETSVFVALGAFESFGLPVAEALASGCHVVGYPAGGGVDLFTAPGTFEVPDARPALLADEVIRVLGAPDARVRAESRAWIEQHHSFEVAREALVKAVEGALARPGAAARATHPMAAMTEFVAKVHAARPT; from the coding sequence ATGCGGATCATCTACGCGGCACCGGAGATCACGGTCCCGGTGGGCGGCGTCCGGGTGCTGGCGAGGCACGTCGAGCTGCTGGCCCGGTCGGGATACGAGGCCGCGCTGTGGTTCCAGACGCCCGGCTACCGCTTCCCGTTCTTCGACTACGACGGGCCGGCGGTCGCCGGCGCCGAGGTCGACCTGGCCGCCGACGACCTGCTGGTGCTGCCCGAGGTGGGCATCATGCCCGGCATCGACCCGGCGCCCGGCGCGCGCAAGGTGATCTTCAACCAGAACCACTTCCACATGTTCACCACCTGGGAATCGGACTCGGATTACCCGGGCTGGGACCCGGCGCCGTCGGTGTGGGCGGTGTCGCTGGAGAGCGCGGAGGTGTTGAGCCGGATAGTCCCGGGGCTGCCCGTGGCTCTGGTGCCGAACTCGGTCGACACGGAGCTGTTCCGCCCCGGTGACCGTCGCGAGTGGACGGTCGCGCTGATGCCGCGCAAGCGCCGGCAGGAGATGTCGTTGCTGAAACGCCTGCTGCGCAACGATCCCAGAGTCTCCGTGCGGAAGCTGGCCGGGGTGCCGGAGCGCGAGGTGGCCCAGGTGCTGGGCGAGACCTCGGTGTTCGTCGCCCTGGGCGCGTTCGAGAGCTTCGGCCTGCCGGTGGCGGAGGCGCTGGCGAGCGGGTGCCACGTCGTGGGCTACCCGGCAGGTGGCGGTGTGGACCTCTTCACCGCGCCTGGGACCTTCGAAGTGCCGGACGCGCGTCCGGCTCTCCTCGCCGACGAAGTGATCCGCGTGCTCGGCGCTCCTGATGCGCGCGTGCGCGCGGAGTCGCGGGCGTGGATCGAGCAGCACCACAGCTTCGAGGTCGCCAGGGAGGCTTTGGTGAAGGCCGTCGAGGGAGCCCTCGCGCGGCCTGGCGCGGCGGCGAGGGCAACCCATCCGATGGCCGCCATGACGGAGTTCGTCGCGAAGGTGCACGCCGCGCGTCCGACATGA
- a CDS encoding TetR/AcrR family transcriptional regulator: MKASRRTQADRTAATRAALISAGRKLFAEHGFAGVGTETLVREAGVSRGALYHQFGDKTELFAEVLADVEDTVTQRLVAAMPTGGDDLVAVMTGALTAWLEACEDPAVRQIVLLDGPSVLGWARWRAICQPHILGLIQSVLAQAAEDGVLPSLPVRPLAHILLAVADEAALYVNAAEDQAVAQEEITQIVGVLVRGLVVS; this comes from the coding sequence ATGAAAGCGTCACGCCGGACACAAGCGGACCGGACGGCGGCGACCCGCGCCGCGTTGATCTCGGCGGGCCGGAAGCTCTTCGCCGAGCACGGGTTCGCGGGCGTCGGCACCGAGACCCTGGTACGCGAGGCCGGGGTCAGCCGGGGCGCGCTCTACCACCAGTTCGGCGACAAGACCGAGCTGTTCGCCGAGGTCCTGGCGGATGTCGAGGACACGGTCACGCAGCGCCTGGTCGCGGCGATGCCGACCGGCGGCGACGACCTGGTCGCGGTGATGACGGGCGCGCTGACAGCGTGGCTGGAGGCCTGCGAGGACCCGGCGGTGCGGCAGATCGTGCTGCTGGACGGCCCTTCCGTGCTCGGCTGGGCGCGGTGGCGGGCGATCTGCCAGCCGCACATCCTCGGGCTGATCCAGTCCGTGCTCGCGCAGGCCGCCGAGGACGGAGTGCTGCCATCGCTGCCGGTCAGGCCCTTGGCGCACATCCTGCTCGCCGTCGCCGACGAGGCCGCGCTCTACGTGAACGCCGCCGAGGACCAGGCCGTCGCGCAGGAGGAGATCACGCAGATCGTCGGCGTCCTGGTACGGGGCCTCGTCGTGTCCTAG
- a CDS encoding alpha/beta fold hydrolase, producing the protein MQMIDLPGGALRYRAAGPERSAAPPVVFVHAFLANGAVWSRVADLLAERGVRSYAPDWPLGAHSVPLDPDADQSPRGVARRILVFLDALDLRDVVLVGNDTGGALVQFVLDTDASRVGGVVLTNCDAFDKFPPFPFSVMFRLLKGKHRMKASLLPMRSRVLRHSPLGFGLLSRNLDADLSRSLIEPALTRPDVRDDAVRFLRAVDPRDLLDVSTRLKNYRGRVRIVWGTADRAFTPALGRRLQGAFHDAEFVEVPGSRTFVQLDAPQVLVDQIADFVERP; encoded by the coding sequence ATGCAGATGATCGACCTCCCCGGCGGTGCCCTCAGGTACCGCGCCGCCGGACCCGAGCGTTCCGCCGCCCCTCCCGTGGTGTTCGTACACGCCTTCCTCGCCAACGGCGCGGTGTGGTCCCGTGTGGCCGATCTCCTCGCCGAACGAGGTGTCCGGTCGTACGCGCCGGATTGGCCGCTCGGTGCGCACAGCGTGCCGCTCGATCCCGACGCCGACCAGTCGCCACGCGGCGTCGCCCGGCGCATCCTGGTCTTCCTCGACGCGCTGGACCTGCGCGACGTCGTGCTGGTCGGCAACGACACCGGCGGGGCGCTCGTCCAGTTCGTCCTCGACACCGACGCGAGCCGGGTCGGCGGCGTGGTGCTGACCAACTGCGACGCCTTCGACAAGTTCCCGCCTTTCCCGTTCAGCGTCATGTTCCGGTTGCTCAAGGGCAAGCACCGGATGAAGGCCAGCCTGCTCCCGATGCGCAGTCGCGTGTTGCGCCATTCGCCGCTGGGCTTCGGGCTGCTCTCGCGCAACCTCGACGCCGACCTGAGCCGGTCCTTGATCGAGCCCGCGCTCACCCGGCCCGATGTCCGTGACGATGCCGTTCGCTTCCTCCGAGCCGTTGATCCGCGCGACCTGCTGGACGTGTCGACCCGGCTGAAGAACTACCGGGGCCGGGTCCGGATCGTGTGGGGGACCGCCGATCGCGCGTTCACCCCCGCCCTCGGCCGGCGCCTGCAAGGAGCCTTCCACGACGCGGAGTTCGTCGAGGTCCCGGGCTCCAGGACGTTCGTGCAGCTCGACGCGCCACAGGTGCTCGTCGACCAGATCGCCGACTTCGTGGAACGCCCCTAG
- the uppS gene encoding polyprenyl diphosphate synthase, giving the protein MSGIITPELRESYDLCERVSKGRLGPLWAATELLPAEVRPHFCAVGGFAVWTDGVADEGEPADRERVLAQWCTDSLAEARAGRSEHPLRRALVHTVREWDLDVQIVEEFLEATRADCAAPPAFATFADQRRFLRGVAGTIAELVTPLLRPDHREATRLMSLLGELCQLADIAQDFPVDLAAGRCYLPREDLERLGLDLGDIQRGEPRDALDELIGIQAARARNLLEQVTPVAGMVDVSCQPFVHAVVLGAEFHWREVERLGARVLAEGVDSEALREAALRPRREPPGGLEVPAHVAVIMDGNRRWAAQRGLPAPQGHSAGMRSALRLIVSALRLGIAHLSVFGFSTENWSRSPEELARLFDTASEGITRATEWLHERGVRVRWCGHRDRLDESVASALAIVENLTSNNTVLTLNVFADYGGHDELVSAARALAAEAVAGTIRPEDIGPADIARNCCAPDLPQVDLLIRTSGEQRISNFLPWHLAYAELVFEPAPWPDFGHRHLLAALADYAGRQRRFGSDSPGVPEPAGSG; this is encoded by the coding sequence GTGTCGGGCATCATCACGCCGGAGTTGCGTGAGTCCTATGACTTGTGCGAGCGCGTCAGCAAGGGCCGTCTCGGGCCTTTGTGGGCTGCGACCGAGTTGCTGCCCGCAGAGGTGAGGCCGCACTTCTGCGCCGTGGGCGGGTTCGCGGTGTGGACCGACGGCGTCGCCGACGAGGGCGAACCCGCCGACCGGGAACGGGTTCTGGCGCAGTGGTGCACGGACTCGCTGGCGGAGGCCCGCGCAGGCCGCAGTGAGCATCCGTTGCGGCGGGCGCTCGTGCACACGGTGCGCGAGTGGGATCTCGACGTGCAGATCGTGGAGGAGTTCCTGGAGGCCACGCGGGCCGACTGCGCGGCCCCGCCCGCGTTCGCGACGTTCGCGGACCAGCGGCGCTTCCTGCGAGGTGTCGCGGGAACGATCGCCGAGCTGGTGACCCCTTTGTTGCGCCCCGATCATCGGGAGGCGACCCGGTTGATGTCGCTGCTGGGCGAGCTGTGCCAGCTGGCGGACATCGCGCAGGACTTCCCGGTCGACCTCGCCGCGGGCCGTTGCTACCTACCGCGCGAGGACCTGGAACGGCTCGGCTTGGACCTGGGCGACATCCAGCGCGGTGAGCCGCGCGACGCCCTGGACGAGCTGATCGGGATCCAGGCCGCCCGTGCCCGGAACCTGCTGGAGCAGGTGACCCCGGTGGCCGGGATGGTGGACGTGTCCTGCCAGCCGTTCGTGCACGCGGTGGTCCTGGGCGCGGAGTTCCACTGGCGCGAGGTCGAGCGCCTCGGGGCCCGTGTGCTGGCCGAGGGCGTGGACTCGGAGGCGTTGCGCGAGGCCGCCCTGCGCCCGCGCCGGGAACCGCCGGGTGGCCTGGAGGTGCCCGCCCACGTCGCGGTGATCATGGACGGAAACCGGCGGTGGGCCGCTCAACGCGGTCTGCCCGCTCCCCAGGGCCACAGCGCGGGAATGCGGTCGGCGTTGCGGTTGATCGTGTCGGCGCTCCGGCTCGGCATCGCCCACCTGAGCGTCTTCGGCTTCTCCACCGAGAACTGGAGTCGTTCCCCGGAGGAACTGGCCCGCCTGTTCGACACGGCGAGCGAGGGGATCACGCGGGCCACGGAATGGCTGCACGAGCGCGGTGTGCGGGTGCGGTGGTGCGGGCACCGCGATCGGCTGGACGAGTCGGTGGCATCGGCGTTGGCGATCGTGGAGAACCTGACCTCGAACAACACCGTGCTGACGCTGAACGTCTTCGCCGACTACGGCGGCCACGACGAGCTGGTCTCCGCCGCCCGCGCGCTCGCGGCCGAGGCGGTCGCCGGGACGATCCGGCCCGAGGACATCGGACCCGCCGACATCGCCAGGAACTGCTGCGCGCCTGATCTGCCGCAGGTCGACCTGCTGATCCGCACCTCGGGTGAGCAGCGCATCAGCAACTTCCTGCCCTGGCACCTGGCCTACGCCGAGCTGGTGTTCGAGCCCGCGCCCTGGCCCGACTTCGGCCACCGGCACCTGCTGGCCGCGCTCGCCGACTACGCGGGCAGGCAACGCCGCTTCGGCAGCGACAGCCCGGGCGTGCCGGAACCGGCCGGGAGCGGTTGA